One Nitrososphaerota archaeon genomic region harbors:
- a CDS encoding cytochrome C biogenesis protein, which translates to MADITIGIAAIAGLGSFLAPCILPVIPAFLAYISGTTITELQRNHGVQSLATNRLNILLNTIFFVLGFSIVFSIFGVMLNSVLVNNATNLISSFNQIGGAIIIGFGAFMLLSIRIVKLNFEKKIFPKVGRASYPLSFVFGLAFATGWTPCIGPILGSILTLAATTPSQAFMLLLAYSIGLGIPFILMGAFFSKMTRLINMLSKHLKYYSIIMGGLIILLGVLVLTNQLAAIASFPILNNLLLG; encoded by the coding sequence TTGGCAGACATAACTATTGGGATTGCCGCAATTGCCGGACTGGGCTCATTTCTGGCACCATGCATTCTACCTGTGATTCCAGCATTTTTGGCCTATATTTCAGGCACGACGATTACAGAGCTTCAGAGAAACCACGGCGTGCAAAGCTTGGCAACAAACAGACTAAACATTTTACTAAACACAATATTTTTCGTTCTTGGATTTTCCATAGTTTTTTCGATATTTGGAGTGATGCTAAACAGTGTACTTGTTAACAATGCAACTAATCTGATTTCAAGTTTTAATCAAATAGGGGGGGCGATAATTATTGGGTTTGGAGCGTTCATGTTATTATCGATTAGAATTGTGAAACTGAACTTTGAGAAAAAAATATTTCCAAAGGTGGGAAGGGCTAGCTACCCACTTTCGTTTGTCTTCGGCTTGGCGTTTGCGACAGGGTGGACTCCATGTATTGGTCCGATTCTTGGAAGTATTCTCACATTAGCTGCGACAACACCAAGTCAGGCATTCATGTTGCTCCTTGCATATTCCATCGGTTTGGGAATTCCGTTTATCCTGATGGGAGCATTCTTTTCAAAAATGACACGACTCATCAATATGCTAAGCAAACATCTGAAATATTACTCCATAATAATGGGAGGACTGATCATTCTGCTCGGAGTCCTAGTTTTAACAAATCAGCTTGCGGCAATAGCTAGTTTTCCCATTTTGAACAATTTGTTACTTGGGTGA
- a CDS encoding 8-amino-7-oxononanoate synthase codes for MKLDYIAQKLAELKKQNLYRSLRNGRISGPYITINAKKRANFCSNDYLGLSDWNIKPRQLQSSSRLVSGNDESFIRLEKKLAVHKSQESSLVFPTGYMANLGAIPALADKQSTIFSDELNHTSIIEACRLSGAKTQVYKHNGSQDLSKKISKVKGRKFVITEGVFSMDGDFANLDEISEITEKTDSILIVDDAHGDFVVGKNGKGTPNHFGVEKRIDVYISSLSKGLGSFGGYVASSNHVTELCINKARSFIYTSALPSFLVELSLSRLAQNRAKQQEKLKQNVFRLSSGLRKIGYDIKSQTHIIPIIIGNEKKTLEFGKFMYDNGIFAQPIRYPTVPKNSARLRISVTAWLSKKQIDDALEVFDKAGKKFDLV; via the coding sequence TTGAAGCTTGATTACATAGCTCAAAAACTAGCGGAGCTAAAAAAACAAAACCTGTACAGAAGCCTCAGAAACGGCAGAATCAGTGGGCCGTACATCACTATAAATGCAAAAAAACGAGCAAATTTCTGCTCTAATGACTACTTGGGGTTATCTGACTGGAATATCAAGCCAAGACAGCTTCAATCCAGCTCGAGGCTAGTATCTGGAAATGATGAGTCATTTATCAGATTAGAAAAAAAACTCGCAGTCCACAAATCGCAAGAATCGTCTTTGGTTTTTCCAACAGGATATATGGCAAACCTCGGTGCAATACCTGCACTTGCAGACAAACAATCCACGATATTTAGCGATGAGCTTAATCACACAAGCATAATTGAGGCATGTAGACTGAGCGGGGCCAAAACTCAAGTATACAAACACAATGGTTCCCAGGACCTCTCTAAAAAAATATCCAAAGTCAAAGGCAGAAAATTCGTCATAACTGAAGGAGTATTCAGCATGGATGGAGACTTTGCCAATTTGGATGAAATCTCGGAAATAACTGAAAAAACAGACTCTATCCTGATAGTAGATGACGCGCATGGGGATTTTGTCGTGGGTAAAAATGGCAAGGGTACGCCAAACCATTTTGGTGTAGAAAAAAGAATCGATGTATACATTAGCAGTCTAAGCAAGGGCCTGGGTTCTTTTGGTGGATATGTTGCATCATCAAACCATGTCACAGAGTTGTGCATAAACAAGGCTCGGTCGTTTATCTACACATCCGCATTGCCTTCGTTTTTAGTCGAATTGTCATTATCAAGACTTGCACAAAACAGAGCAAAACAACAAGAGAAATTGAAACAAAATGTATTTCGTTTATCATCAGGCCTAAGAAAAATAGGATATGACATCAAATCCCAGACACACATCATACCGATCATAATTGGAAATGAGAAGAAAACTCTGGAATTTGGTAAATTCATGTATGATAATGGAATCTTTGCACAGCCCATCAGATATCCAACAGTTCCAAAGAACTCGGCAAGGCTGAGAATCTCAGTTACTGCGTGGTTATCAAAAAAGCAGATTGATGATGCATTAGAGGTATTCGATAAGGCAGGCAAAAAGTTCGATTTGGTGTGA
- the bioB gene encoding biotin synthase BioB — protein MMNSQLILEFQNKVLSGKKLTGSELEELINTVNLKELSDAANKITRAFQGNKVDVEQLANIKKNYCSEDCVFCGQSAFFNTGIDSYQLLPAEEIVKTAKKAKNEGAESYCLVAAWRQPSDSDFLKVCDIITQIRDSVGISIECSLGFLTESQAGKLKELGVKRYNHNLETARSKFSQICTTHTYQDRLDTLHIARNAGLELCTGGIIGMGETRTQRLELISELAGLEPEEVTINLLVAIPGTPLELQTPISFEEILRVFAVTRFALPRSIIKISGGREVHLADSGEELLLSGANGIISSGYLTLGGNQMDKDLQMIKNIKLEA, from the coding sequence ATGATGAATTCTCAGTTAATTTTAGAATTTCAGAATAAGGTTTTGAGTGGAAAAAAACTAACAGGATCAGAACTAGAAGAACTCATCAATACTGTAAATCTGAAAGAATTATCGGATGCTGCTAATAAAATCACAAGAGCATTTCAGGGAAATAAGGTAGATGTGGAACAATTGGCAAACATCAAAAAAAACTATTGTAGTGAGGATTGTGTTTTTTGTGGTCAATCAGCTTTTTTTAATACAGGAATAGACAGCTATCAATTACTACCAGCGGAAGAAATAGTCAAGACTGCAAAAAAGGCAAAAAACGAAGGTGCTGAATCATATTGTTTGGTAGCTGCATGGCGTCAGCCATCAGATTCAGATTTTCTCAAAGTTTGCGATATCATAACTCAGATTAGAGACAGTGTTGGAATATCAATAGAGTGTAGTCTAGGCTTTCTTACAGAGTCGCAGGCAGGAAAGCTCAAAGAACTAGGTGTCAAGCGATACAACCACAATTTAGAAACCGCAAGATCAAAATTCTCGCAAATATGCACCACCCACACATACCAAGACAGGCTAGACACATTACACATTGCGAGAAATGCTGGCCTTGAGCTTTGTACGGGCGGAATTATAGGAATGGGTGAGACACGCACACAGAGGCTAGAATTAATTTCGGAATTGGCAGGACTAGAGCCAGAAGAAGTCACAATAAACCTGCTAGTGGCAATTCCCGGGACACCACTTGAATTGCAAACCCCGATATCATTTGAAGAGATACTGCGGGTTTTTGCAGTGACTAGATTTGCGTTGCCAAGGTCGATCATCAAGATTTCAGGGGGACGCGAAGTACACCTAGCAGATTCTGGTGAAGAACTCTTGCTAAGCGGTGCAAATGGCATAATTAGTTCTGGCTATCTTACTTTGGGTGGAAATCAAATGGACAAAGATCTTCAAATGATCAAAAACATCAAACTTGAAGCTTGA